A section of the Arcobacter roscoffensis genome encodes:
- a CDS encoding protein adenylyltransferase SelO — translation MKLNELEVNIDYFEFDENLYQKLDATPVLNPKLVSFNKKACDLIDLDCKECETQEFLDFMNGKKLLKNSTPYSMVYAGHQFGYFVPQLGDGRAINLGSVNSWHLQTKGSGLTKYSRQGDGRAVLRSSIREYIMSEAMHSLGIPTTRALAIIDSESFAHREWESESCSIVMRLSPSWIRIGTFEFFARTDDAKANLTQLADYVISQSYPHLENEQNKYQKMFYELVDRSSELVAYWQAYGFMHGVLNTDNFSMAGLTIDYGPYAFMDYFDKNCICNHTDNEGRYSYNNQPYVARWNLMVLANAMGSIIDEEKAIEYLHTFLPQHENVYLNLMNKRLGLDGSKSSDNNASLVKELLGSLESSQMDYNVFFYRLTNLSSFDELNSITDIAVFREPLINWFDSYKEVCEKEESSFESRNAIMKKVNPKYTIKNYMLQEAIEKAHEEDYTLVNDLLKIAQNPFDEHEGFERYSNPTPLEHANLKLSCSS, via the coding sequence ATGAAATTAAATGAATTAGAAGTAAATATTGATTATTTTGAATTTGATGAGAATTTATATCAAAAATTAGATGCAACACCTGTTTTAAATCCTAAGTTAGTTTCTTTCAACAAAAAAGCTTGTGATTTAATAGATTTAGATTGTAAAGAGTGTGAAACACAAGAGTTTTTAGACTTTATGAATGGAAAGAAGCTTTTAAAAAATTCAACTCCTTATTCTATGGTATATGCAGGTCATCAGTTTGGCTATTTTGTACCACAATTAGGTGATGGAAGAGCTATAAATCTTGGAAGTGTAAACTCTTGGCACTTACAAACAAAAGGTTCAGGTCTTACAAAGTATTCACGACAAGGTGATGGAAGAGCAGTTCTTAGATCTTCTATTAGAGAATATATTATGAGTGAAGCTATGCACTCTTTAGGAATTCCAACTACAAGAGCTTTAGCTATTATAGACTCAGAATCATTTGCACATAGAGAGTGGGAAAGTGAGTCTTGCTCCATAGTTATGAGGCTTTCACCTTCTTGGATTAGAATAGGAACTTTTGAATTTTTTGCAAGAACTGATGATGCTAAAGCAAATCTAACTCAATTGGCTGATTATGTGATAAGCCAGTCATACCCTCACTTAGAAAATGAGCAAAATAAATATCAAAAGATGTTTTATGAACTAGTTGATAGAAGTAGTGAGCTTGTAGCTTATTGGCAAGCTTATGGTTTTATGCATGGAGTTTTAAATACTGATAACTTCTCTATGGCAGGTCTTACTATTGATTATGGACCTTATGCTTTTATGGATTACTTCGATAAAAACTGTATTTGTAATCACACAGATAATGAAGGGCGATACTCTTATAATAATCAACCATATGTTGCAAGATGGAATTTGATGGTTTTAGCAAATGCAATGGGCTCAATCATAGATGAAGAAAAAGCTATAGAGTATTTACACACCTTTTTACCACAGCATGAAAATGTATACTTAAATCTTATGAACAAAAGATTAGGATTAGATGGTTCTAAAAGTAGTGATAACAATGCTTCTTTAGTAAAAGAGTTATTAGGAAGTTTAGAAAGCTCACAGATGGATTATAATGTATTTTTCTACAGATTGACTAATCTTAGCAGTTTTGATGAACTAAACAGTATTACTGATATTGCTGTTTTTAGAGAGCCTTTGATAAATTGGTTTGATTCATATAAAGAAGTATGTGAGAAAGAAGAAAGTAGTTTTGAAAGTAGAAACGCTATTATGAAAAAAGTAAATCCTAAATATACTATCAAAAACTATATGCTTCAAGAAGCTATTGAAAAAGCCCATGAGGAAGATTATACTTTAGTAAATGACTTACTTAAAATTGCTCAAAATCCTTTTGATGAACATGAAGGTTTTGAGAGATATTCAAATCCTACACCACTAGAACACGCAAATTTAAAACTTAGTTGTTCTTCATAA
- a CDS encoding YceI family protein translates to MRKILLTSIFAFALITNLNAYELNGDLLIKWTGFKTMEKAPVSGTFKDIKVEIKENKDLEEFLKSAKVTIKTASFDSKNEYRDNNITSTLFSLATSKQIIASISKVNVKDRALNLKLTMNETTKDVPMRFEILNDLIYAKGKIDILDYNMKNSFLAFAKKCAPYHENKSYSDVEIEFSLPYKN, encoded by the coding sequence ATGAGAAAAATACTACTTACATCTATTTTTGCTTTTGCATTAATTACAAACCTTAATGCTTATGAACTAAATGGAGACTTACTAATCAAATGGACAGGGTTTAAAACCATGGAAAAAGCTCCTGTTTCTGGTACCTTTAAAGACATAAAAGTTGAGATAAAAGAAAACAAAGACTTAGAAGAGTTTTTAAAAAGTGCAAAGGTTACTATAAAAACTGCTTCTTTTGACTCAAAAAACGAGTACAGAGATAATAATATCACCTCAACACTTTTTTCACTTGCAACTTCAAAGCAAATAATAGCTTCAATTTCAAAAGTAAATGTAAAAGATAGAGCTTTAAATCTAAAACTTACAATGAACGAAACAACAAAAGATGTTCCTATGAGATTTGAGATTCTAAATGACCTTATTTATGCAAAAGGAAAAATTGATATTTTGGACTACAATATGAAAAACTCTTTTCTAGCTTTTGCTAAAAAATGTGCTCCATATCATGAAAATAAATCTTATTCAGATGTAGAAATAGAGTTTTCACTTCCATATAAAAACTAA
- a CDS encoding TetR/AcrR family transcriptional regulator, whose protein sequence is MSPRKVNKEEKRREVALACSDLIHEVGMKKITVAQVAKTAGIGKGTVYEYFDNKDDIIFEIINIHIEQYLDSFKESIKTVKNTKDKIRHFFKFVLDDSEDNIKHFNGYKEFLSIVLADENSAMKEFNCDTHDFFKNQLSEILEEGVKIGDLKPESIDLAESLLIFEKGLVLMKMSQNDHQVQEKFEHFLNTLFKLIEIKK, encoded by the coding sequence ATGAGCCCAAGAAAAGTAAATAAAGAAGAAAAAAGAAGAGAGGTTGCTCTTGCTTGTTCTGATTTAATACATGAAGTTGGAATGAAAAAAATCACTGTTGCCCAAGTTGCTAAAACAGCTGGAATTGGTAAGGGAACTGTTTATGAATATTTTGATAATAAAGATGACATAATTTTTGAAATAATTAATATCCACATTGAACAATATCTTGATAGTTTTAAAGAGAGTATAAAAACAGTTAAAAATACAAAAGATAAAATTAGACACTTTTTTAAATTTGTTTTAGATGATAGTGAAGATAATATTAAACATTTTAATGGATATAAAGAGTTTTTATCTATTGTTTTAGCAGATGAAAATAGTGCAATGAAAGAGTTTAACTGTGATACTCATGATTTCTTTAAAAATCAGTTATCAGAAATATTAGAAGAGGGTGTAAAAATTGGTGATTTAAAACCTGAATCTATTGATTTAGCTGAGAGTTTACTAATCTTTGAAAAAGGCTTAGTTTTAATGAAAATGAGTCAAAATGATCATCAAGTTCAAGAAAAATTTGAACATTTTTTAAATACACTTTTTAAGCTAATTGAGATTAAAAAATGA
- a CDS encoding DUF2798 domain-containing protein produces the protein MIPAKYRNIVFAFFMSSIMSFLMSMIITFINLGLVDDFFIRWMEAYIKAFLFAFPIIFVVAPFVHKITNKLIK, from the coding sequence ATGATACCTGCAAAATACAGAAATATAGTATTTGCATTTTTTATGTCATCTATTATGAGTTTTTTAATGAGTATGATTATTACATTTATAAATTTAGGTTTAGTAGATGATTTTTTTATTAGATGGATGGAAGCTTATATAAAAGCATTTTTATTTGCTTTTCCAATCATCTTTGTTGTTGCACCATTTGTGCATAAGATTACAAATAAGTTAATTAAATAA